The Salinibacterium sp. M195 genome includes a window with the following:
- a CDS encoding Dps family protein, translated as MTEIKAVPQTSADPDVTSGVAQFLGPVVTDLTALSIDGKQAHWHVRGVNFQAVHELLDVIVDHAREWADTAAERVVALGLPIDARTQTVGAKATTPSMTAGFQQSDEVIAQVIAAIDATLVTVRTAVDELGELDKVSEDVAIEIARGLEKDRWFLFAHLATK; from the coding sequence ATGACCGAGATTAAAGCAGTTCCACAGACCTCAGCAGACCCTGACGTCACCTCGGGTGTTGCCCAGTTCCTAGGCCCCGTAGTCACCGACCTCACCGCACTGTCGATTGATGGCAAGCAGGCCCACTGGCACGTTCGTGGCGTCAACTTTCAGGCAGTTCACGAACTCCTCGACGTGATCGTCGACCATGCCCGCGAATGGGCAGACACCGCCGCTGAGCGTGTTGTCGCTCTCGGACTCCCGATTGACGCCCGCACGCAGACTGTCGGTGCCAAGGCAACGACCCCGAGCATGACTGCTGGTTTTCAGCAGTCTGACGAGGTCATTGCTCAGGTCATCGCCGCGATCGATGCCACGCTCGTCACCGTGCGCACCGCCGTCGATGAGCTCGGTGAGCTCGACAAGGTCAGCGAAGACGTCGCGATTGAGATCGCCCGTGGGCTTGAGAAGGACCGCTGGTTCCTCTTCGCTCACCTCGCCACCAAGTAA
- a CDS encoding sensor histidine kinase, with amino-acid sequence MTTQTTAKARNPYWQLWRSTPKEVLYLMLGFPIAMTGFGVAISLVASGIGTLAVFLIGFFVMILALYVGRGFGLVHVNLLEWSGRKKLERPDWQDDRAATGFGGWLTATLGNAHYWLYLLHTTVLGFILTIITWTISLVWLSVGLIGLSSWFIRSQVDGENSDWSLGEWFFGLIGFNTEGWNLEVADNIVAFAVGLIFIATLPFVTRGLVLTHWWLARGTLTAFKSDGLRREVQSLEESRGAALSAEGHSLRRLERDIHDGPQQRLVRLQMDLAAAERQLDTNPEQARSLLSEAQGHASEALEELRALSRGFAPPLLLDRGLVAAIESVSSRAAVPTTLTAQLPDGVHLPSEVERASYFVVAELVTNVAKHSGATNAEVVLSIETVTERDWLSVQVRDNGTGGAIVAAEHGLAGIEERVRGVGGRFEIESPAGGPTTVTALLPLPKQVTERAPIAL; translated from the coding sequence ATGACGACACAGACCACAGCAAAAGCCCGCAACCCTTACTGGCAGTTGTGGCGCAGCACGCCAAAAGAAGTGCTGTACCTGATGCTGGGGTTCCCGATCGCGATGACCGGGTTTGGCGTGGCCATCTCGCTGGTCGCCAGCGGCATCGGCACCCTCGCCGTATTCCTCATCGGTTTCTTCGTGATGATTCTTGCGCTCTACGTTGGCCGCGGCTTCGGCCTCGTGCACGTCAATCTTTTGGAATGGTCTGGGCGTAAGAAACTTGAGCGCCCCGACTGGCAAGACGATCGTGCCGCAACCGGATTCGGCGGGTGGCTGACCGCAACGTTGGGCAACGCGCACTACTGGCTCTATCTGCTGCACACCACCGTCTTGGGGTTCATTCTCACGATTATCACGTGGACCATCTCCCTCGTCTGGCTCAGCGTCGGGCTCATCGGGCTTTCGTCGTGGTTCATCCGCAGCCAAGTCGATGGTGAGAACTCGGATTGGTCGCTCGGCGAATGGTTCTTCGGGCTCATCGGGTTCAACACCGAGGGCTGGAATCTCGAAGTGGCCGACAACATCGTCGCCTTCGCCGTCGGACTCATCTTCATCGCGACCTTGCCATTCGTCACTCGTGGCCTTGTCTTGACTCATTGGTGGCTCGCTCGCGGAACCCTCACGGCCTTCAAATCAGACGGATTGCGCCGCGAAGTGCAGTCTCTCGAAGAGTCGCGGGGCGCTGCGCTCTCTGCCGAGGGGCACTCACTTCGCCGTCTTGAGCGGGACATTCATGATGGTCCGCAGCAGCGGCTGGTGCGATTGCAAATGGATCTTGCGGCAGCCGAACGCCAACTCGATACCAACCCAGAGCAGGCACGAAGTCTCTTGAGCGAGGCTCAGGGGCACGCATCCGAGGCTCTCGAAGAATTGCGGGCGCTTTCTCGTGGATTCGCGCCGCCCCTGCTCTTGGATCGCGGACTTGTCGCCGCCATCGAATCGGTCTCATCGCGAGCCGCAGTACCGACCACCCTGACGGCACAGCTGCCCGATGGCGTTCACCTGCCAAGCGAAGTTGAGCGCGCGTCGTACTTCGTTGTCGCCGAACTGGTGACAAATGTTGCAAAGCATTCCGGTGCCACGAATGCGGAGGTGGTCCTGAGTATCGAAACTGTGACCGAACGCGACTGGCTCTCTGTGCAGGTGCGCGATAACGGAACTGGCGGCGCAATTGTGGCGGCTGAACACGGGCTCGCGGGGATCGAAGAGCGCGTGCGCGGTGTTGGCGGCCGTTTCGAGATCGAAAGCCCGGCCGGCGGACCGACCACTGTCACCGCACTGCTTCCCCTGCCCAAGCAAGTGACGGAACGAGCACCGATTGCCCTCTAG
- a CDS encoding response regulator transcription factor — protein MSPLRVAVADDSVLLREGLVRVLIEAGFDVVGAFGDADELLAKLDDCSPDLVVLDVRMPPTFRDEGVRAAIRLRELRPHIGILLLSQYVEVVYAQELLSSGRGGVGYLLKDRVASLDELRDAVERISAGSTVLDPEVVAQLVGRRQDPLMSLTPREHEVMTLVAEGRTNAAIAKQLVIGVGAVEKNVTSIFQKLNLEDSGSDHRRVLAVLTWLQR, from the coding sequence ATGAGCCCTTTACGTGTTGCGGTTGCCGATGATTCGGTGCTGCTGCGTGAAGGGCTTGTGCGTGTGCTTATCGAGGCAGGATTCGATGTTGTCGGTGCATTCGGCGACGCGGATGAACTGCTCGCCAAGCTCGATGACTGTTCACCCGATCTGGTTGTGCTCGATGTGCGCATGCCGCCCACGTTCCGCGATGAGGGCGTGCGCGCGGCGATTCGTCTGCGCGAATTGCGACCGCATATCGGCATCCTGCTGTTATCGCAGTATGTCGAGGTTGTGTACGCCCAAGAACTACTCTCGTCCGGTCGTGGCGGTGTCGGCTACCTGCTGAAGGATCGCGTTGCTTCGCTCGATGAGCTTCGGGATGCCGTTGAGAGGATTTCTGCCGGCAGCACGGTGCTCGATCCTGAGGTCGTGGCGCAGTTGGTTGGCCGCCGCCAAGATCCGTTGATGTCGTTGACTCCGCGCGAGCATGAGGTGATGACTCTCGTGGCCGAAGGGCGCACGAATGCGGCCATCGCGAAACAGCTGGTGATCGGTGTCGGCGCTGTGGAAAAGAACGTGACGTCGATCTTTCAGAAACTCAATCTCGAGGATTCTGGGAGCGATCATCGTCGTGTTCTCGCCGTACTGACCTGGTTGCAGCGCTAA